The Anopheles maculipalpis chromosome 3RL, idAnoMacuDA_375_x, whole genome shotgun sequence genomic sequence GTGCATTAATACATCACTATTTTATAAATATGGAAAAGAGTCtgtgttgtattttattttaaaatggctTTATTTAAGAATTCGTAGTTCATAAACTGTCACAAAGAAATGTTCTATACCGCTTCTCTGTGTACTGTGAtacgtttgttgttgttagttCATTCGTAAACAACACGAGCTGGAAAAGCAGAACCGTGCGCGGGAAGCAGATCATCGATTCCGCAATTTACTCAACTCCGTGTTTTTCGCTTGCATTACTAAAAATGTCCAAGCGTAATGTAGCTTTCATTAAGCCGGACGAGCCAGATTTTCTAAAAAGAATGAAAGCTCAAATCGGCTATCGAGAAGGACCATCGGTAGACGACAAGGTAAGCATACCGTACGCTGCAATACCCGGTGTCTTCGCAGCGAATAAACTCACACGTTTTGTTCTTTACAGGGAGAAGCAATAGAAAACTTCGACGACTCTGATGATGAGGAACAAGAGGATGAAAAACCACAGGTGGTTGTAATTAAAGAAGGCGATTTAACGGAAGCGGAAGCTACACAAGCATTCAAAGGTATAATTTACAATATTTCGCGTTAGCATCGAATTGCAacattttcctcttcttttctAGAGGAAAGCGAAAAACCAGCCGATCTCAATCAGAAGGTTGTATTCAAATCGAGAAAGCCCAAACCAGATAAAAGTGAAGAACACCCAAAACCAAAgccggaaaacaaaaaggataaaaaggcaaaacagaaacaggaAAAGAGTAAACTGTCCTTCAACGATGAAGATGAGGAAGAGTACTAGGCTTTAGCATTATTGTTTAAGTTGTTAAAACGTTTTatataaacaacaaaatgggATTGAATTAGGAAATGATGACTCCTATTCCAAATTTAATTCACACCTCCGCACACCAATATGTCTTTCTCTTTCACCCTAAATCGTAGTGTCTCTCGCGCCAATgcaattttttcgtttttcttttcgttgcaTTTTGACATTGAGCACACTGTTTACATCGTCTGTTGCAATGCTTGGAAGCTCTCGTCCGAAGAATTTTCCGTTTGAAACCCATCGCCAAAGAAAACTGTGTTTTCAATGAAAACTATttgaaacaaaccaaaaataattgaTCGCCAGTTCAGAGTGCTTCTTCAACCagtgggaaaatattttcattgttGTTTTATCTCTTGTACTAAACCGTGTACTAAAAGCATAATTTCAACCTACCAGTATAAACGATTGaggcaaaaaaagcaagcTAGGCATTGCTGGTGTTTGTGGGGTTCCGCACATCCGACAAATACCACAGCCGTTCAATTCGATAGGAACCGACGATCAGAGCGGGCACGTTTCGCGTCAAGTACTATCACTGCGCTTACCACTGATGTTGGCCAAACAGTgaaggagaagagaaaaattaatCGTGTGCGCGGTGCAGTAGAAAAAGGTGTGTGTAAGTAAATTGGAAGCGGCCAAAGTGTCATAATCCTTTCGCATCAAGCCGGTTTCAAGTGTGCTTTCGCTCAACGAATGAGAGCgtatttgtatcttttttggTTGGATGCTTCGTTCTACATGCGTTCGATTGTTTGGAGCAGTTTTCTAttaaattagaataattattcaaataatttgTGAAAGAAAGCGTGTGTTCCCttgtgcgtacgtgtgtgtgtgtgcatgattCGCTGAAAAACGAAGGAACACGGCCGCCTCCGCTGCTCCTCCATCCACTGGGCCGTTCCTTTCTCCTTGGGAAGTGGGTTAGTTTGTGCCACGAAAGGGAAATAATgtgaaaacggaaaacttaACGCAAAGTAcaaatggcggcagtatgtgtgtatgtgtgaacgGTGTGTGTGCACCAACCATTTCTACAAGGCAAGGGGAGTCCGGAAAAAATGCGAGAGTAGGACGGTGCACACCAAACGTCACGCCTGTCGGCTGTAGTAAGAAAGAGCAACCAAATTGCTTGTGCggatgcgtatgtgtgtgtgtatgtgtgtgtgtctgtatgtggtCTAGAAGAGATGTTGAATTGCGGTACCAGTGAAGCTTGTGAAGAAGGGAAAACGCGCTAGATGAGGCCGatgcgtttgtgtttgtgcgcgcACGAGCCAACCCAACCGTGCACGTTAGTGTGCGTGAGCGAATGGTtcgtggtttgttttttctctgtgtattatttttcccATTGCTGTGAGCACTCTATGGTTCCTTTGATGGGGAGGAGGGCTGTTGGACGTGGTGTGTCGTACGGTGAAAATTGTGTGCAACGAAAGCGAAGAGACGGGGCAGAAGGGAAGGGAACGAGTAGAGCGCAAATATTTTCCGACCAAATCCAATATGGCGTCGGTACGGTGGCAGCAATAGTGATCATATGGGGCGGGTAGGAAGAGGTAGTGGCGGAAAGAAGGGAGAAGAAAACCGTTtccaggaagaagaaaaaaaagcagagacGAATCCTTATGTGCCATTGTTGCTTGCTCTGCAGATAAATTGAACATGATGCATTCCAGACGAGCAGCCCAGTTCTGCTTAACTACATAGTACTACGATTCCGTACTTCATTCACACCGACCGTACGCTAATGCAAGTTGCATCCTGCGTTGCATGGTGGTGTGTAAAGTTGTAAAATTATTAGGAAAACAGCTGCAATCAAGCACGCGCCTGAGTGCAAgatgtgtgagagagagagagagcgagagaggaaCGTCAAACGCGTATATGCAGCtttgaaaacaaatgaaacctTGTGTGCGTTAGACCGGCTGCCGCGCGCGATTAGTGACATCGCATCGCGGGACGCGGGCGCATTCGTGTCAGTGCAATGTTGGCAAAAATCGGCATGTTACGCGAGACAGAATGTtggcgagagagcgagaatagtggatgtgtgtgtgtgtgcacaaacacacaaacaggtAGAACAGGTGAGAAAAGagcaagcataaaaaaacacgcaagcaccaccagcagcaattGTGGTAGGCGCGCgtatcgtgtgtttgtttacgaGCAATATCTGCCATCAACAAGAGGTGTgttttttcgctgctgtttCCTTTACATGTAGTGGTCCGTCGTCGCGTTGTCGTGTGCGTGTACCGTCTTGCGTGCGGAGCAAAAACAAGCCAAGAGAGTTTTCATTCAAATGTGTAAAGCCCTCTCGTTCTCGCTCATTCCGGCGCCCGTATCGTTCCCTCTCATCTTGCTCACCGTCACGCACAACGACCCCCTTCCCGTGTGTGTGGGGTTAGCGGCTGTCGAGTTGAGTGACGTTTTTGTACGGCAAGCATGGTTGGAAGTGCTGCGATATGGTCCCAGTCAGCTGGGAAAAAGCTTCCATTGCTATGCTCGCGACCGAATGCATTGTGGTGTAAAATGTACTGTTTAAACGATGTCCTGCACCCAAGAAACATAGGACGCGTGCCGCATGCAGAATTGTAGAATAATTTGATCGACAGTAAAACTCCTTTATTGAtagcatatttttcttttattcctttATGCGTGTACTCAGCGATTTTTCAAATAGTATCTTCAGCAGCAACTAGCTGTGTTGCACTTCATTCAGCGGTGTATTTGTTAAAGGAAACAGAGATAAAGCAAACATCAAAACAGAACTACCAAGTGAGTATAAGTTAAGCTAAgcataaaacatacaaatctCTTATGATTTATATTCCTTCCCCCCGTGTATACACCCGGCTCGAATAAATAAAGTCAAGAAATTTCAAGATATCAGACCAGACGGTTGATTGCATCGTCTTTGAAGTAACGCTACACGAAGCGAAGCTTAAGAAAACCATGACAGGTGTCATTCTTTTCGGTAGAAAATGACACTAGACATCCCTAGGCCGATGGCAGCTTTGCAAGAACCTAGATTTAGCTGGTTTTGGGCATTTGCATCACTTGATGAGGTCCTTCCTGACGAGTTACAGATGATTGAAAGTAACTCAAAATCACTACGCTACTTAGAGAATGGCTCTGTATTGCACAGTATGTGTGTCCATGGAGAAAGTGCTACAATGACGAGCTCTTATTTGTTCAATGACCTCGCGATTATGAAGTGTATTAGACTCTCGAGCCTCGAGATGGTGGTCACATGATATGGATCCTGGAGCTAAAATTGATGGTTCCACCCTTTAGACTGAGATTGAAGTAGCTTAAAAGCGTAAAGAGTGGATTTGAGCATAACATTATGCTTCTGATCCCTTCCTTGGTGCATGGTAATTGTGATCATTTAATAATAAGAGTACTACGCCGACTAAGCCTTCGGATCTTTGCTCTGGGAATTCCTAATGTGACACAAGACTGCGACAGATGCCTAGACATCTGAGGAACTGAAAATTTTCCAATGACTCAATCACTCCTCCCGTATGTTATATTGAGCGTGGGAAGAGACGCTCACTTACGGTAAGGTTAGGTCATATTAATGAGGAGGGCTTGAGGAGTTCATAGAGGGTTCATTTGGTTCACACACATATCGCCCTGTTGTTCCCAGTTACTTCTCCTTATGTATGTCCTGTTACTATTTCTCATCATTTTAGTCGTCTTTATATGGCAACTATCTGCCCACGATTGGGTGATTGGTAAGCAGGAAAAATTAGCCAGGTTTTTGGCAGGaaaatgttgctgttgctgtcttctttgttttgtacaaTCTTCATCCCCCTGTG encodes the following:
- the LOC126563276 gene encoding uncharacterized protein KIAA1143 homolog, which codes for MSKRNVAFIKPDEPDFLKRMKAQIGYREGPSVDDKGEAIENFDDSDDEEQEDEKPQVVVIKEGDLTEAEATQAFKEESEKPADLNQKVVFKSRKPKPDKSEEHPKPKPENKKDKKAKQKQEKSKLSFNDEDEEEY